A stretch of Canis lupus baileyi chromosome 7, mCanLup2.hap1, whole genome shotgun sequence DNA encodes these proteins:
- the LOC140637246 gene encoding HLA class II histocompatibility antigen, DQ beta 2 chain-like, with protein sequence MQTNKVAKLRSKSKTWNPGIFPCWYQGRTFLHGETCCVVSHLIVFSCLLLPSVEPTVTISPSRTEVLNHHNLLVCSVTDFYPGQIKVRWFRNDQEQTAGVVSTPLIRNGDWTFQILVMLEMTPQRGDVYTCHVEHASLQSPITVQWRAQSESAQSKMLSGIGGFVLGLIFLGLGLIIRHRSQKGSRGSPPAGLLH encoded by the exons ATGCAAACTAATAAGGTGGCCAAGCTGAGATCCAAATCCAAGACTTGGAATCCAGGGATCTTTCCATGCTGGTACCAAGGGAGGACTTTTCTCCATGGGGAGACTTGCTGTGTAGTCTCACATCTCATTGTCTTTTCTTGTCTGTTACTCCCCTCAGTGGAACCGACAGTGACCATCTCCCCGTCCAGGACAGAGGTTCTGAACCACCACAATCTGCTGGTCTGCTCAGTGACAGATTTCTATCCAGGCCAGATCAAAGTCCGGTGGTTTCGGAATGACCAGGAGCAGACAGCTGGTGTCGTGTCCACTCCACTTATTAGGAATGGGGACTGGACCTTCCAGATCCTTGTGATGCTGGAGATGACTCCCCAGCGAGGAGATGTCTACACTTGCCATGTGGAGCACGCCAGCCTCCAGAGCCCCATCACAGTGCAGTGGC GGGCACAGTCTGAATCTGCCCAGAGCAAGATGCTGAGTGGCATTGGTGGCTTCGTGCTGGGGCTGATCTTCCTTGGGCTTGGCCTTATCATCCGTCACAGGAGCCAGAAAG GATCTCGGGGGTCTCCACCGGCAG GGCTCCTGCACTGA